CGTGAACAAGAAAACCTTCGAGAGCCTGGCCCAGGCCGGTGCGTTCGACGACTTCGGCAAGCACCGCCGCCTGTACCTCGACGCGCCGGCCGGCGACCAGCCACTCATCGAAAAGGCCATGAAGCTGGGCCAGCAGCACGCCGCCGCTAAGGAAAGCAGCCAGCACAGCCTGTTCGGGGCCTCGGCCTTCGGGGCGGTGGCCGCGCCGCTGCCCAAGATGCACGAGATGGAGCCCTGGACCAAAACCGAGCAGCTGCGCCGCGAAAAAGAAGTGGTGGGCTTCTACCTCTCGGGCCACCCCCTGGACAGCTACAAGCTGGAGCTGGACGCCTACTGCACCTGCGGCCTGGAAAAAGTGGAGACTCACAAAAACAAGGAAATCAACGTGGCCGGCCTCATCACCAACGTGGCCTTCAAGACCACCAAGATGGGCCAGTCGTTCGCCACCTTCACCCTGGAGGACTACGAGACGAGCATCAGCCCGGCCCTGTTCCGCGACGACTACACGCGGTTTGCGCCGCTCATCAACCCGCGCAACTACGCCAACGAGCAGGTGCCGCCCATGTTCGTGCGCCTCAAGCAGGAGCTGCGCCGCGGCACCCAGGACCAGTGGGACCTACGCATCCTGAACATGCAGCCGCTGAGCGAGGTGGCTGAAAAGCTGAGCAAGGGTGTGCGCGTGCGCCTCGACCTGCGCACCGTGACGGGCCCCATGCTCGACCGGCTAGAGGAAGCCATCCAGGCCGCGCCCGGCCGCAAGCGCCTCGAAATCCAGTTTGCCGAGCCCCACGAACACTTGGCGGTGGACATGTTCTCGCGCAAGTTTCAGATTGAGCCTAAAGTATTTATCGAAAAGATGCAGGAGATGGAAATGGACGCCTGTCAGCTCATCTGACGGCCCCGAACCTAATGCTTGCGCGCCGGGTTTGCTACCTAACAACGCGCCCCGCGGCGAGTATGAACTTTCTATGGAGCCCGTTGTTAAGCCCCCAATCTGCTACCTTGCGACCCCGTTGGCCGTACACGCCAGAATCTATTTAAACCGCAACTCTTACTGTAATGGGACATAAAGCAATTGAGATTACCGATGCCAATTTCGAGTCCATCATCAACTCCGACAAGCCGGTGCTGGTCGATTTCTGGGCCGAATGGTGCGGCCCTTGCCGCATGGTGGGCCCGGTAGTGGAAGAGCTGGCTGGCGAATACGAAGGCAAAGCCATCGTGGGCAAAGTTGACGTGGACGCCAACCCCCAAACCTCGGCCAAGTTCGGCATCCGCAGCATCCCCACGCTGCTCGTGTTCAAGAACGGCCAAATCGTTGACAAGCAAGTAGGCGCCGTGCCCAAGCACGTGCTCGCCCAGAAACTCGAAGCCCAAGTGACGGCCTAAGTGTCCGTACTTCTGTTTATAAATGCGAAAGCCCGGGCCCTGCGGTCCGGGCTTTTTTGCGTGGTTTTGGCACGGCGCTTGCAAATGAATAAATGCGGCTGCGGGGGCTCGGTCTAATAAATTAAGCGCCGCAGTGCTACATTTCCAGCGGCATCGGGGCTATTCCCAGGCCACGCGAACTTCTTCACCTCCCACTCACCTTTTTCCAGTCTTTTTTATGAAACGCCTCCTCGGTTTTCTGCTCTCGCTCAGCCTATTGGGCAGCGCTGCTCACGCCCAAGCCACGGCCCCCGCTACTGGCACAATGAGCTCGTCGAAAATGACGACGACTAAAATGTCGCAAACCCCAGCCACGACGACGCACACCAGCACGTCGAAAGCCGGGATGATGGGCACGACATCCACCGGCACGAAAAAGACGGCCACCGTGTCGTCCTCTTCGACCGCCAAAATGAAGGCCGATGGCACGCCCGACATGCGCTACAAGGAGAACAAGATGGCCAAAACCAGCACCACGACCACCGCCAAAATGAAGGCCGACGGTACGCCCGACATGCGCTACAAAGCCAACAAAACTTCGAATACGACGACCAAGAAAACGATGTAATTTTGGGGCAACTCACCCCAGTTTTTCAAAGCCCTTCCCCACCCGGGAAGGGCTTTTTTTAGCGCGTAACCGGCGGATAAATCCGTACTAAACGCCTGCCACCGGGGCCCCGGCAATTCGCGTCTTTTGCCGCCGAGCACAGCGGCGCATTCGGTTCAAATAAGCTATGCAACTAGTGCGCAAGCCGCTTCACAGAAGCCCTCGAAATAATAAAAATTAAAAATTTACTGCATGCATATTATTATATTTCAACCATTTATAAACTAACAATCGTTTGTTGTGTCGTTTTCATCATATTTTTAATATTGAAACTTGTCCAATCTTATTCTACCTTTGCACCCGGCCAGAGCGAAAGGCTTTTGCTCATAACTTGTAGTGTGGTGGAACTGGCAGACACACCCTCCTCTCTCGAGGGTGAAGGTTCGGGATAAATCGGCCCCCCGGCCGGCTAACCACTTCGTGGAGGTTCAAGTCCTTCCGCTACAGCCAAAAACCTAAAGAGGCGACTTTATAAACAAAGTCGCCTCTTTAGGTTTTAGCATTTTTTATTTTGCAGCTACCGGGCCGCTACGGCCCCGTGCCGGGCCTGGTAGCTGCGCCGCCCCTCCTTCAGGAACTGCGCAAACTGCGCCACGTTGGGTTCGTAGGCGATGGGCGCCACGAGCGGCTTGCCCGTGGGGTCGTCGGGATTGAACAACACATAATAGGGCTGGGCATTGAAACCGTAGCGGGTCACCTGGAGGTCAGCGTTTTGCTTGCCCAGGCTGGTTTTCTGCTGGTGGTCGCGCGCCGAGGTGTACCACTCTTTTTGGGGCAGCTCGGTTTTGTCGTCCACGTACAGGGCCACCACTACGTAGTCGTTTTGCAGTTGGGTGAGCACGGCCGGGTCGCTCCACACGGTGGCCTCCATTTTGCGGCAGTTTACGCAGGCGTGGCCGGTAAAGTCAATGAAAATGGGCTTGTGCGCCTGTTTGGCGGCGCGGATGGCTTGCGGCAAGTCGAAGTAACCTTGCAAGCCGTGGGGCAGCTCCAGGAAGTCGCCGAAGCGCGGCGTTTCGCCCAGCGCGTTGGCGGTGGCCTGCACCGGCGGGGCGGGGCCCCCAGCGGCCAGCGAGAAGTCGTGGCGGCTCTGGGGCGGCAGGTAGCCGGCCAGCAGCGGCAGCGGGGCCCCGAAGAGGCCCGGCACCAGGTACGTCATGAAGCTGAACGCCAGCACGGCCATCAGCAGCCGGCCCACGCTGAGGTGTTCCAGCGGCGAATCGTGCGAGAGGCGGAACTTGCCCAGCAGGTACAGCCCGAGCAAGGCCGAGAGCACCACCCACAGCACCAGGTACACGTCGCGGGTGAGGATGCCCCAGTGGTAGGCCAGGTCCACCATGCTCAGGAACTTGAGGGCCAGCATCAGCTCCACGAAGCCCAGCACCACCTTCACCGTGTTCAGCCAGCCGCCCGAGCGGGGCAGGCTTTTCAGCCACGACGGGAAGATGGCGAACAGCGTGAACGGCAGCGCAAAGGCCAGCGAGAAGCCCAGCATGCCCACCACCGGGGCCAGCGTCTGGCCGCGGGCGGCCAGGCCCAGCACCGTGGCCACGATGGGCCCCGTGCAGCTGAACGAGACCAGTACCAGCGTGAAGGCCATGAAAAACACCCCGAGCCAGCCGCCTTTGTCGGCCTGGGCGTCGGCCTTGTTCACCAGGCCGCTAGGCAGCGTAATTTCAAACAAGCCCAAAAACGAGAGGCCGAACACCACGAACACCACGAAAAACAGCAGGTTCGGCAGCCAATGCGTGGCCATGAAGTTGGGGCCGTCTTCGCCCAGCAGGCGGGCCACCACCACACCAATCAGCGTGTAAATCACGATGATGCTGAGCCCGTACACCACGGCCTTGAGGATGCCGCGGCCGCGGCTGTCCTGGGCCCCGGTGAAGAAGGAAACCGTCATCGGCACCATCGGAAACACGCAGGGCGTGAGCAGCGCCGCCAGCCCCGAGATGAAGGCCAGCACGCCAAAGCTCCACAGCCCGCCCGCGTCGGAAACCGGCGCGGCCGCGGCCACTGCCGCCGATACAGCGGGGGCCCCGGCGGTTGTTTCATTGGTAACGGCCGTAGGAGCAGGCGCCAACGGTGCCACAACGGCAGCTGGAGTAGCGGCCGCAACGGGCGAGGCAGCGGCGGGCGCTGTTACGGCGGGCGCGGCTACGGCGGCTGCCGTAGCCACGGGGGCCCCGGGCTTGGCAGCGGGTGCGGCAGCGGCACTAGCAGCGGCCGCCCCGCTCACTTGCAGGGGCCCGAAGGCCAGGGTTTCGTTGCCGGGCACGCAGCGGCCGTCTACGTCGGTGCAGCTTTGGTAGTCGGCTTCGGCTTTGATGGCAAGGGGCCCCGGCTGGAGCACCTTGATGCGCTGGCGAATCTGGCCAGTTTTTTCCCAGAAAGCCACCTCGCCTTTGAACACCTCGTCCATCTGGTGGTGCGAGTGCACCGACTGCGGCTTGCCCACTAGGGCGTAGGCCGCGCTGGGCGCAAACTTGAGCGTAAACACCACGGGCCCCACGTCTTCGCTGAAATCGGTGGCGTAGAGGTGCCACTTGTCGTCGATGCGCGCGTTCACCAGCAATTCCACTTCCTGGCCCACCTTGGCGGTGGGCTGGCTGAGGGCCGTGCTGAGGTGCGTAGGCACCAAAATTTGAGCTGCTACGGGCAGGGCCGGCAACCAGCAGAGCAGTAGAAATTTAAAAAACCGGCGAATATTCATACAGAATTAATCAGCATTAAGCCGTAAAATTAGGCTTCCTAAGCACAATCGGCTGCTTGAAAAGTTCAAACGCCTAACCCCGCGCGCCAAAATCCGTACTTTTGGGCTACAATGGCCCCCAGACCGTCCGCGTCGCGGGGGCCGCCGACATGGGTTTAAAAATTCTTATCACCCTGCTACTCATCATAGCCAACGGGTTTTTTGTAGCCGCTGAGTTTTCGCTCATTCGGATCCGTCTTTCGCAACTCGAGCTCAAAGCCAAAGAGGGCAGCCGCCTGGCTGGCCAGGCAATGAAGGTGCTGCACAACCTCTACAGCTACCTATCAGCCACGCAGCTAGGGGTTACCATTGCTTCCCTTATCCTGGGGGCCGTGGGCGAAGAAGTGGCCACCGAAATCATTCTGAACACCATGAGCCGGTTCAGCATTGCCATTTCGCCGGCCGCGGCCCATAGCACGGCAGTGGTTGTGGGGCTGATTTTCATCACCATCCTGCACGTGCTGTTTGGTGAGCTGTTTCCCAAAACGCTGGCCATCCAGCGGCCCGAAGCCGTGAGCCTGGCCTTGGTGCTGCCGCTGCGAGTATTTTATTTCGCTACGTTGCCCCTGACGTGGTTCTTGTCGAAGGCCTCCAACGTGCTGCTGGGAGCAGTAGGCATCACTCAGGCCCACGGTACCGAAGCCCACACTTCCGACGAACTACGCCTGCTGCTGGACCAAAGCAAGCAGAGCGGCGAAATCCAGGACTCTGAGCACGAGCTGATTGAGAACGTTTTTGAGTTCAACGACCGCATGGTGCGCCAGATTATGGTACCGCGCACCAAGCTGGCCGCCCTCGACATAAACGCTTCGGAAGATCAGATTTTGGAAACGGTGTTCAGCGAGGGCTACTCGCGCTTGCCGGTGTACGAGGGCAACATCGACAACATCGTGGGCATCTTGAACGTGAAGGACCTGCTGCCCATCATCCGGCGCAACGAGCCCGTGGAGCTAGCCCGCATCATGCGCGCGCCCTACTTCGTACCCGAAACCAAAAAAATCAACCGCTTGCTGCGCAATTTCCAGCGCAAGCACACGGTCATGGCCGTCGTGAGCGACGAGTTCGGCGGCGTGTCGGGCATCGTCACCATCGAGGACATCATGGAGGAACTGGTGGGCGAAATCCAGGACGAGTACGACAACGAGGTACCCGTGGTAGAGAAGATGTCGGCCGATGAGTACCGCGTGGCCGCCGCTACGTCCATCTCCGACGCCAACGAGTACCTGCCCTTTCCGCTGCCGGAAAGCGAGGACTACGAAACCGTGGGCGGCCTGCTGAACGTGGTCTACGGCAGCATTCCGGAAGTGGGCGACGTGGCCGTGCTCGACCCCTACGAGTTCCGGGTGCTGGAGCGCTCGCGCCGCGTCATCGAGCTGGTGCAGCTGCGCGTGGTGCGCGCCGAGGAAAAAGCCGAGCCCCGCACCGACCTAAGCGCCGAGATTTAAACATCCGTTTCCACGAACCGCTGGTTCGCAAAAAGCCCCGGCATCTGCGCAGATGCCGGGGCTTTTTGCGAACCAGCGGTTCAGGGGGCTTAGAGTGCCTTCAGGATGAACAGCACCAGGCCAACCACCAGTACGATGGAACCAACGGTGATGAGGAAGCCCGAGCTAACGATGAGGCCGATGATTAGCGCGGCCAAACCTACCAGCGCTACCGTCAGCGATGCGCCGGCGGCGGCGGCGTGCGTGGTGCTGGCCGTGTTTTGCTGGCGCGCTTCTGCTTTGGCTACTTGCTTCATCACCTTGTTCATGGCCATGCGCTGCAACAGCGTGGGCTTGGCGGTGCTAGCGACAGGCTGGGCCACGGTTTGGGCCACAACTTGTGCCGAGTAGGTGCGCGCCAGGGTAGTTTTTGCAGCGGGCTCGGCTACCGGAGCAGTGGCAACTGCTGGCGTAGCAGCAGCTACGGGAGCCACGGCGGGAGCCTCAACGGTTACCTCGGGAGCAGTTGCGGCGGCGGCGGGTGCGGCCATGGCCTGCGTGGTACCCAAGTAGGAGGGCGTTTGCGGATTGAACGCATAATTGGTGCGGCTGCACGAGCTCAGTGAGCCAACGATTACCCCTAGGGCAAGCGTGAGAGAATAGGCTTTTTTCATGGTTAAGCGAAGGATTAGTTGAAGAATGAAAGGATATGATTTTATACGCGCTCCGCGCAGCAGCGATTATCCTGTTTATTCTCCGTAAGCACTCAACCTTAACCTTTCAAATTATAACCCGC
This genomic stretch from Hymenobacter sp. PAMC 26628 harbors:
- a CDS encoding protein-disulfide reductase DsbD family protein, which translates into the protein MPTHLSTALSQPTAKVGQEVELLVNARIDDKWHLYATDFSEDVGPVVFTLKFAPSAAYALVGKPQSVHSHHQMDEVFKGEVAFWEKTGQIRQRIKVLQPGPLAIKAEADYQSCTDVDGRCVPGNETLAFGPLQVSGAAAASAAAAPAAKPGAPVATAAAVAAPAVTAPAAASPVAAATPAAVVAPLAPAPTAVTNETTAGAPAVSAAVAAAAPVSDAGGLWSFGVLAFISGLAALLTPCVFPMVPMTVSFFTGAQDSRGRGILKAVVYGLSIIVIYTLIGVVVARLLGEDGPNFMATHWLPNLLFFVVFVVFGLSFLGLFEITLPSGLVNKADAQADKGGWLGVFFMAFTLVLVSFSCTGPIVATVLGLAARGQTLAPVVGMLGFSLAFALPFTLFAIFPSWLKSLPRSGGWLNTVKVVLGFVELMLALKFLSMVDLAYHWGILTRDVYLVLWVVLSALLGLYLLGKFRLSHDSPLEHLSVGRLLMAVLAFSFMTYLVPGLFGAPLPLLAGYLPPQSRHDFSLAAGGPAPPVQATANALGETPRFGDFLELPHGLQGYFDLPQAIRAAKQAHKPIFIDFTGHACVNCRKMEATVWSDPAVLTQLQNDYVVVALYVDDKTELPQKEWYTSARDHQQKTSLGKQNADLQVTRYGFNAQPYYVLFNPDDPTGKPLVAPIAYEPNVAQFAQFLKEGRRSYQARHGAVAAR
- the trxA gene encoding thioredoxin, whose product is MGHKAIEITDANFESIINSDKPVLVDFWAEWCGPCRMVGPVVEELAGEYEGKAIVGKVDVDANPQTSAKFGIRSIPTLLVFKNGQIVDKQVGAVPKHVLAQKLEAQVTA